A region of Vigna radiata var. radiata cultivar VC1973A chromosome 10, Vradiata_ver6, whole genome shotgun sequence DNA encodes the following proteins:
- the LOC106776087 gene encoding acetolactate synthase 3, chloroplastic produces the protein MEAATAPKPAITAFPSSPSPKPFIRFALPFSPLPNAPLHSQRRSLKLSRAISDAAAAKSTAAEPFVSRFALEEPRKGADILVEALERQGVTDVFAYPGGASMEIHQALTRSATIRNVLPRHEQGGVFAAEGYARSSGLPGVCIATSGPGATNLVSGLADALLDSVPLVAITGQVPRRMIGTDAFQETPIVEVTRSITKHNYLVLDVDDIPRIVNEAFFLATSGRPGPVLIDIPKDIQQQLAIPNWDQPIRLSGYMSRLPKSPNEKHLELIVRLLFEAKKPVLYVGGGCLNSSEELRRFVQLTGVPVASTLMGLGAYPLADENSLQMLGMHGTVYANYAVDRCDLLLAFGVRFDDRVTGKLEAFASRAKIVHIDIDSAEIGKNKQPHVSVCADLKLALKGINQVLESRGAGGKLDFRGWREELNEQKRKFPLSYKTFEEEISPQYAIQVLDELTNGEAIVSTGVGQHQMWAAQFYKYKKPRQWLTSGGLGAMGFGLPAAIGAAVANPGAIVVDIDGDGSFIMNVQELATIKVEKLPVKILLLNNQHLGMVVQWEDRFYKSNRAHTYLGDPSNDKAIFPNFLKFADACGIPSARVAKKEDLRAAIQKMLDTPGPYLLDVIVPHQEHVLPMIPSNGTFQDVITEGDGRKSY, from the coding sequence ATGGAGGCTGCAACTGCTCCAAAACCCGCCATCACCGCCTTCCCTTCATCACCCTCCCCAAAGCCCTTTATCCGTTTTGCTCTCCCATTTTCCCCACTCCCAAACGCCCCCTTACACTCCCAACGTCGTTCTCTCAAACTCTCCCGCGCTATCTCCGATGCCGCTGCCGCCAAATCCACCGCCGCCGAACCCTTCGTATCGCGCTTCGCCCTCGAGGAGCCCCGCAAGGGCGCCGACATCCTCGTGGAGGCGCTTGAGCGCCAGGGCGTCACGGATGTTTTCGCGTACCCGGGTGGTGCGTCCATGGAGATCCACCAGGCGCTCACGCGCTCCGCCACCATCCGCAACGTGCTCCCGCGCCACGAGCAGGGCGGTGTGTTCGCTGCTGAGGGCTACGCGCGATCCTCCGGCCTCCCCGGCGTCTGCATCGCTACCTCCGGTCCCGGCGCCACCAACCTCGTGAGCGGCCTGGCTGACGCCCTCCTCGACAGCGTCCCCCTCGTTGCCATTACCGGTCAGGTCCCCCGCCGCATGATTGGCACCGACGCTTTCCAAGAAACGCCCATCGTTGAGGTAACACGTTCCATCACAAAGCACAATTACCTCGTTCTCGATGTTGATGACATTCCTAGAATCGTCAACGAAGCGTTTTTCTTGGCCACCTCAGGAAGACCTGGACCTGTGTTGATTGATATACCTAAAGATATTCAGCAACAGCTTGCCATTCCCAATTGGGATCAACCGATTAGGTTATCTGGTTACATGTCTAGGTTGCCTAAATCCCCCAATGAGAAGCATTTGGAGCTTATTGTGAGATTGCTTTTTGAAGCCAAGAAACCAGTTTTGTATGTAGGTGGTGGTTGTTTGAACTCTAGTGAGGAATTGAGGCGTTTTGTTCAGCTCACCGGTGTTCCTGTTGCTAGTACTTTGATGGGCCTTGGTGCTTATCCCCTTGCTGATGAAAATTCTCTTCAGATGCTTGGGATGCATGGGACTGTTTATGCTAATTATGCTGTGGATAGGTGTGATCTTTTGCTTGCCTTTGGGGTTAGGTTTGATGACCGTGTCACTGGAAAGCTTGAGGCTTTTGCGAGCCGGGCTAAGATTGTTCACATTGACATTGATTCGGCTGAGATTGGAAAGAACAAACAGCCTCATGTGTCGGTTTGTGCGGATCTGAAGTTGGCACTGAAGGGGATTAATCAAGTGTTGGAGAGCAGAGGGGCTGGGGGTAAACTTGATTTTAGGGGTTGGAGAGAAGAGCTGAATGAGCAGAAACGGAAGTTTCCTTTGAGTTACAAGACTTTTGAGGAAGAAATTTCTCCTCAATATGCTATACAGGTGCTTGATGAATTGACTAACGGAGAGGCTATTGTGAGTACTGGAGTTGGACAACACCAAATGTGGGCTGCTCAGTTTTACAAGTACAAAAAGCCTAGACAATGGTTAACATCTGGTGGTCTTGGTGCCATGGGATTTGGATTACCGGCTGCCATCGGTGCTGCGGTGGCTAACCCCGGCGCTATTGTGGTTGACATTGATGGTGATGGAAGTTTTATCATGAATGTTCAGGAGCTGGCCACAATCAAAGTGGAGAAGCTTCCAGTTAAGATATTGTTGTTGAATAATCAGCATTTGGGTATGGTTGTTCAGTGGGAGGATCGGTTCTATAAGTCTAATAGAGCTCATACATATCTAGGAGACCCCTCTAATGACAAGGCCATATTTCCAAATTTCTTGAAGTTTGCCGATGCCTGTGGGATACCATCAGCTCGTGTGGCCAAGAAGGAAGACCTTAGAGCGGCAATTCAGAAAATGTTGGATACCCCTGGCCCCTATCTTCTTGATGTCATTGTGCCTCATCAAGAGCATGTCTTGCCCATGATTCCTAGCAATGGAACCTTCCAGGACGTGATAACTGAGGGTGATGGCAGGAAAAGTTACTGA
- the LOC106775052 gene encoding stem-specific protein TSJT1: MLGIFKEKLVNAPKELKSPASMSWCSKPKLSNEILNDFMSSNSSNAFSMCFGNDALVAYSPSNSNSTHHRFFSGLDDIYCVFMGELHNLSRLNNQYGLSKGTKEAMFIIQAYRTLRDRGPYPADQVLIQLEGSFGFLIYDHKNETVFVASGSNGQIGLYWGVAADGSIVISENLDLIKASCAKSFAPFPTGCMFHSEHGLMNFEHPTRKMKAMPRIDSEGVMCGANFNVDSQSKIQTMPRVGSEANWATWG, translated from the exons ATGTTGGGAATTTTCAAGGAGAAGTTGGTTAATGCACCGAAGGAGCTGAAGAGTCCAGCTTCTATGAGTTGGTGCAGTAAGCCTAAGCTAAGCAATGAAATCCTGAATGATTTCATGTCCTCGAATTCTTCGAATGCTTTCTCCATGTGCTTTGGAAATGATGCTTTGGTAGCCTATTCCCCTTCAAACAGCAACTCCACTCATCACAGATTCTTCAGTGGTTTGGATGACATATACTGCGTTTTCATGGGTGAGTTGCACAACCTTAGTAGGCTGAACAACCAATATGGGCTATCAAAGGGAACAAAGGAGGCCATGTTTATAATTCAAGCATATCGAACGCTTCGAGACAGAGGTCCATACCCTGCTGATCAAGTTCTCATTCAACTCGAAGGCAGTTTTGGATTTCTCATATATGACCACAAGAATGAAACTGTTTTTGTTGCATCT GGTTCCAATGGCCAGATTGGGCTCTATTGGGGTGTTGCAGCCGATGGTTCGATAGTGATTTCTGAAAATCTGGACCTTATTAAAGCAAGTTGTGCTAAATCATTCGCACCATTTCCAACTG GGTGTATGTTTCACAGTGAACATGGTCTGATGAACTTTGAACATCCGACGAGGAAGATGAAAGCAATGCCAAGAATTGATAGCGAGGGGGTTATGTGTGGGGCAAACTTCAATGTTGACTCTCAATCAAAGATCCAAACGATGCCGCGTGTTGGAAGTGAAGCTAACTGGGCTACTTGGGGATAG